DNA sequence from the Enterobacteriaceae endosymbiont of Donacia cincticornis genome:
AAAAGATTTAATATTATTTTTTATTAAAAAATTTAAATAGATATTTATTTTTTATAAAATTTAATTTTTAAAAAAAAAGGAAAATATTTATGAATATAAAAGAAATATCTAGAGCAAAATTACCTACAAAATGGGGTAAATTTATTATTATAGGTTTTAAAGAAAAAAATACAGGTAATAATCATATTGCTTTAGTAAAAGGTTTAAAAAATATAAATAAAAATTCAATTATTTTAACAAGAATACATTCAGAATGTTTAACTGGAGATGTATTTTACAGTTTACGCTGTGATTGTGGTTTACAATTAAAATTATCTTTGGATAGAATTGCTAAAGAAACATGTGGAATATTAATCTATCATAGACAAGAAGGAAGAAATATTGGAATTTTAAATAAAATTAAAGCTTATAATTTACAAGATAAAGGATTAGATACTGTAGAAGCTAATTATAAATTAGGATTTCGGGCAGATGAGAGAGATTTTTTTTCTTGTATTAATATATTAAAAATTTTAGGTATTAAAAATATTAAACTATTAACAAATAATCCATACAAAATTAGAATTTTAAAAAAATATGGAATAAATATTATAGATAGAATACCATTAATTATAAATTATAATATTTATAATTTTAAATATTTAAATACTAAATATTTAAAATTAAAACATTTATTATTTTAATAATATTTAATATATTTTGATACTAAAATTATTTTTAACATATTTCAGTAACTTTTTTAAAGTTAATTTTTTTTTATTACAAAATTTTTTTTTTAAAAGTTTTTTTATTTGAAAAATATATTTTTTAAGAAAATTTTGATTAAATATATTTTTTTTATATACATCCCA
Encoded proteins:
- the ribA gene encoding GTP cyclohydrolase II; this translates as MNIKEISRAKLPTKWGKFIIIGFKEKNTGNNHIALVKGLKNINKNSIILTRIHSECLTGDVFYSLRCDCGLQLKLSLDRIAKETCGILIYHRQEGRNIGILNKIKAYNLQDKGLDTVEANYKLGFRADERDFFSCINILKILGIKNIKLLTNNPYKIRILKKYGINIIDRIPLIINYNIYNFKYLNTKYLKLKHLLF